A single genomic interval of uncultured Pseudodesulfovibrio sp. harbors:
- a CDS encoding PBP1A family penicillin-binding protein, translating into MKTLKILLVIFLICLVAGIGAAFGLYNWAAKDLPGFKKITDYNPPLVTTVYAKDNQVLGYFYKEKRFLVTLDQMSEWLPKAFLAAEDASFYQHDGVDLTAIARAFVANMKAGRTKQGGSTITQQIIKRLLLTSEKSYKRKLKEAILAFRLENYLTKEEILTIYLNQIFLGAHSYGIEAAARTYFAKHAKDLSIAQSAMLAGLPQAPSRYNPYKNFKLAKQRQLYVLEQMHHLNWISTAQYKEALAEEIVLSSMPDPSWKTGAYYLEEVRRWLIDEYGEETVYKGGLTVTTSCDMKHQALAEKALRRGLLNSAKRRGWLGPIENINPGDVSRILEEGPQDTEKIMEKDNPFKAWVAKVEKDKAFVRFGKYQGIIPLKAVWWVREPDIKKSHEDAPNPKDVRKVLKRGDVIWVTVNKAPEAEEGIWELDLEREPLVEGALVSIKPDTGEVPALVGGYSFNKSQFNRATQAKRQPGSAFKPIVYSTAIDNGYTPASIILDAPIVYANDEQGKLWRPQNFEGTFEGPTLLRTALVKSKNLVTIRIAQKLGIRKIIERAKALGLRTEFPADLSVSLGSAVVSLVNLCEAYTAFARGGSYIKPRIVLSVNSAWGEELYSSVPETVDAISPQTAYIMASLMKQVVQNGTGWRAKVLKRPIAGKTGTSNNEQDAWFMGYTPYLLTGVYVGFDELKPMGKWETGSRAASPIWVSYRKGVEEDYPYQDFTQPPGIVMVNVDANSGKLASSGSSKEFFLPFKEGTQPTERAGSGSAGSDTPASADDLFKQTF; encoded by the coding sequence ATGAAAACATTGAAAATACTGCTCGTTATCTTTCTGATCTGCCTTGTCGCCGGTATCGGTGCAGCCTTCGGCCTCTACAACTGGGCCGCCAAGGACCTGCCCGGATTCAAGAAAATCACCGACTACAATCCTCCGCTCGTCACCACGGTTTATGCGAAAGACAATCAGGTACTCGGCTATTTTTACAAGGAAAAACGCTTTCTCGTGACCCTTGACCAGATGTCCGAGTGGCTGCCCAAGGCATTCCTTGCCGCCGAGGACGCGAGCTTCTATCAACATGACGGCGTTGATCTTACCGCCATTGCCCGCGCGTTCGTGGCAAACATGAAAGCCGGACGCACCAAACAGGGCGGATCAACCATCACGCAGCAGATCATCAAACGCCTGCTCCTGACTTCGGAAAAGAGCTACAAACGAAAGCTCAAGGAAGCCATTCTCGCCTTCCGTCTGGAAAACTATCTGACCAAGGAAGAAATCCTCACCATCTATCTGAACCAGATTTTCCTCGGAGCACACTCGTACGGCATCGAGGCTGCGGCCCGCACCTATTTCGCCAAGCATGCAAAAGACCTGTCCATCGCACAGTCCGCCATGCTCGCGGGCTTGCCGCAGGCACCCAGCCGCTACAATCCCTACAAGAACTTCAAGTTGGCGAAACAACGCCAGCTCTACGTGCTTGAACAGATGCACCATCTGAACTGGATTTCCACTGCCCAGTACAAGGAAGCACTGGCAGAAGAAATAGTGCTCTCAAGCATGCCTGACCCGTCGTGGAAAACCGGCGCGTACTATCTTGAAGAAGTGCGCCGCTGGCTCATTGATGAATACGGCGAGGAAACCGTGTACAAAGGCGGCCTGACGGTCACCACCTCCTGTGACATGAAACATCAGGCTCTCGCGGAAAAAGCACTCAGGCGCGGGCTGCTCAACTCGGCAAAACGGAGAGGCTGGCTCGGCCCGATTGAAAACATCAATCCCGGTGACGTATCCCGTATTCTGGAAGAAGGTCCTCAGGATACTGAAAAGATAATGGAAAAGGACAACCCGTTCAAGGCATGGGTCGCCAAGGTGGAAAAAGACAAGGCCTTTGTCCGCTTCGGCAAATATCAGGGCATTATTCCTCTCAAGGCAGTCTGGTGGGTGCGTGAACCCGACATCAAGAAAAGCCATGAGGACGCGCCGAATCCCAAGGATGTCCGAAAGGTACTCAAACGCGGCGACGTGATATGGGTCACTGTCAACAAAGCTCCGGAAGCCGAGGAAGGCATCTGGGAACTCGACCTTGAACGCGAACCACTCGTGGAAGGCGCATTGGTTTCCATCAAGCCGGACACCGGCGAAGTCCCGGCTCTGGTCGGCGGCTATTCCTTCAACAAGAGCCAGTTCAACCGCGCCACGCAGGCCAAACGCCAGCCCGGTTCGGCCTTCAAGCCCATTGTCTATTCCACTGCCATCGACAACGGGTATACCCCGGCATCCATCATTCTGGACGCCCCGATCGTGTATGCCAACGACGAACAGGGCAAGCTCTGGCGTCCCCAAAACTTTGAAGGGACTTTCGAAGGCCCCACTCTGCTGCGGACCGCGCTGGTCAAATCCAAAAACCTCGTGACCATCCGCATTGCCCAGAAACTCGGCATCAGAAAAATCATCGAACGCGCCAAGGCATTGGGCCTTCGCACCGAGTTCCCGGCAGACCTGTCAGTATCCCTGGGTTCGGCAGTCGTCTCGCTCGTCAACCTGTGCGAGGCCTACACCGCATTTGCCCGCGGCGGTTCCTACATCAAGCCGCGCATCGTACTTTCCGTCAACTCCGCATGGGGCGAGGAACTGTACAGCTCTGTCCCGGAAACAGTGGATGCCATCAGCCCGCAGACCGCATACATCATGGCTTCACTCATGAAGCAGGTTGTCCAGAACGGTACCGGCTGGCGCGCCAAGGTGCTCAAACGTCCCATCGCAGGCAAGACCGGCACATCAAACAACGAACAGGACGCATGGTTCATGGGCTATACCCCCTACCTGCTCACCGGCGTCTATGTCGGCTTTGACGAACTCAAGCCCATGGGCAAATGGGAAACCGGTTCCCGTGCGGCAAGCCCCATATGGGTATCCTACCGCAAAGGCGTGGAAGAAGATTACCCATATCAGGACTTCACCCAGCCGCCGGGAATTGTTATGGTCAATGTGGATGCCAATTCCGGCAAGCTCGCTTCGTCCGGCTCATCAAAGGAATTCTTCCTGCCGTTCAAGGAAGGCACCCAGCCGACAGAAAGAGCAGGAAGCGGCAGCGCAGGCTCCGACACCCCGGCATCGGCGGACGATCTGTTCAAGCAGACATTCTAG
- a CDS encoding PhzF family phenazine biosynthesis protein: protein MELDLYQVDAFAENVFSGNPAAIVPLFEWLSDDLMQNIAAENNLSETAFFVRKGEYFELRWFTTESEVDLCGHATLASAHVLYEHLDYADPVVVFETKSGRLFVDREDNKYSLDVPAWGVREIQVTERVAKALGVRPAELYMGERDMMAVFDNERTVRELTPDFRLVSQLDGMCMICTAPALDFDFVSRTFVPEEGIPEDPVTGSAHCTLVPFWADRLGKSELAAFQASKRGGRLDCEHLSDRVKIAGKCVTYLKGQIIL from the coding sequence ATGGAACTCGATCTCTATCAGGTAGATGCGTTTGCGGAAAATGTTTTCAGCGGCAACCCTGCGGCGATCGTCCCACTGTTCGAATGGTTGAGCGACGATCTCATGCAGAACATCGCTGCGGAGAACAATCTGTCCGAAACCGCCTTTTTCGTTCGCAAGGGAGAATACTTCGAACTCCGCTGGTTTACCACGGAGTCCGAAGTCGACCTCTGCGGCCACGCCACACTTGCCAGCGCACATGTCCTCTATGAACATCTCGACTATGCCGATCCGGTCGTGGTCTTCGAGACCAAGAGCGGCCGTCTGTTCGTAGACCGCGAGGACAACAAGTATTCACTGGATGTCCCGGCATGGGGTGTTCGCGAAATTCAGGTAACCGAGCGCGTCGCCAAGGCGCTTGGCGTACGCCCCGCCGAGCTCTACATGGGAGAACGCGACATGATGGCCGTCTTTGACAATGAAAGGACTGTCCGAGAACTCACTCCGGACTTCCGCCTTGTCTCGCAGCTTGACGGCATGTGTATGATCTGCACCGCGCCCGCTCTCGATTTCGATTTCGTCTCGCGCACCTTTGTTCCCGAAGAGGGAATTCCAGAAGACCCAGTCACCGGCTCCGCACACTGCACGCTCGTCCCGTTCTGGGCCGACCGCCTCGGCAAATCCGAACTCGCGGCATTTCAGGCCTCGAAACGCGGCGGCAGGCTGGACTGCGAACACCTCAGCGACCGCGTCAAGATCGCTGGAAAATGCGTTACCTATCTGAAAGGACAAATCATCCTGTAG
- a CDS encoding phenylpyruvate tautomerase MIF-related protein — translation MPFIKVETNVVIDEADIPSVTKKMSELAASMLGKPETYVLAILTPEKPLLFGGTDAPAAYVTLDSIGLPEDRTTDLSKEICGFLASNLGIPGNRVYIAFGDIQRHLFGWDGKTF, via the coding sequence ATGCCATTCATCAAAGTTGAAACGAACGTTGTCATTGATGAGGCGGACATCCCTTCCGTCACGAAAAAGATGTCCGAACTCGCGGCTTCCATGCTTGGCAAACCCGAAACCTATGTCCTTGCCATTCTGACCCCGGAAAAACCGCTGCTCTTCGGGGGAACAGACGCCCCGGCAGCGTACGTCACCCTTGATTCGATAGGCCTGCCCGAGGATCGCACCACCGATCTTTCAAAAGAGATTTGCGGCTTCCTTGCCTCCAATCTCGGCATTCCCGGCAACCGCGTCTACATCGCGTTCGGCGACATTCAACGCCATCTGTTCGGCTGGGATGGAAAGACATTTTAA
- a CDS encoding mechanosensitive ion channel domain-containing protein → MNDFFHDPYVIKAIQSISLALVVFILTKITTAVVTRKGKRFSEASFAIKFTATCLFGITLIFIWLEGFGPILTAMTIVAAALTIVSKELLLNFLGSFVIFWRELFAIGDRVQVGESSGDVIDKGLMYFTLLEAGTPGSTGHSTGRLIKVPNALALTQPVSNATRGAGHVWHEIKIAITKESDWEEAKSILLSAIEDYYTQEKINLTRIKKEFERKRVFFKQLSPRAYLDITTGGIELTVRYICKSRMIRESRDHILSKFLHEMKQAKITLANEQLC, encoded by the coding sequence ATGAATGATTTCTTTCATGATCCATATGTAATAAAAGCAATACAAAGCATAAGCCTCGCTCTGGTCGTATTCATTCTGACCAAAATCACGACAGCCGTCGTCACCAGAAAAGGCAAACGTTTCTCGGAAGCCTCTTTCGCCATCAAGTTCACAGCGACCTGCCTGTTCGGGATAACGCTAATTTTCATCTGGCTGGAAGGGTTCGGCCCCATACTGACAGCAATGACAATTGTAGCAGCGGCATTGACGATCGTATCCAAGGAGCTTCTTCTCAATTTTCTGGGATCATTCGTTATCTTCTGGAGAGAACTGTTTGCAATAGGAGACCGGGTTCAGGTCGGGGAATCCTCCGGGGATGTCATAGACAAAGGCCTCATGTACTTCACCCTTCTGGAAGCAGGAACTCCCGGCTCGACAGGGCACAGCACAGGCCGCCTCATCAAGGTCCCCAATGCATTGGCGCTGACCCAACCGGTTTCCAACGCCACACGGGGAGCAGGACACGTATGGCATGAAATCAAGATTGCCATAACCAAGGAAAGTGATTGGGAAGAAGCCAAAAGCATTCTTCTGTCGGCGATCGAAGACTATTACACGCAGGAAAAAATCAATCTCACTCGAATCAAGAAGGAATTCGAAAGGAAACGGGTCTTCTTCAAGCAACTCTCCCCCCGCGCCTATCTGGATATTACCACAGGGGGAATAGAATTAACCGTGAGATATATCTGCAAATCCCGAATGATACGGGAAAGCCGGGATCATATCCTTTCGAAATTCCTTCATGAAATGAAGCAGGCAAAAATCACGCTTGCCAACGAGCAACTCTGCTAA
- a CDS encoding sulfite exporter TauE/SafE family protein: protein MITTYLLYIVLGAFAGVLAGLLGIGGGLVIVPMLNIAFELQGFPDVHIQHIALGTSLATIIFTSLSSMRAHHKRGAINYSAFWRLAPGIITGTYLGAWLASILSTMFLKALFGVFLYYVATKMLTGKKTESARELPGMAGMFGVGNGIGIFSALVGIGGGTLTVPFLSWCNQTMHTAIATAAAVGLPIALAGTAGFVVNGLGVEGIPGPHIGYVYIPAFLGIICMSVLTAPLGAKLAHSLPVAKLKKIFAILLFVVATRMLISAFF from the coding sequence ATGATAACAACATATCTTCTTTACATCGTGCTTGGCGCGTTTGCGGGCGTGTTGGCCGGTCTGCTCGGTATCGGCGGTGGACTGGTCATCGTGCCGATGCTCAATATCGCATTTGAACTGCAAGGCTTTCCCGATGTTCATATTCAGCATATCGCGCTCGGTACATCGCTTGCGACCATCATTTTCACGTCCCTTTCAAGCATGCGTGCCCATCACAAGCGCGGAGCTATCAACTACAGTGCGTTCTGGCGCTTGGCTCCGGGGATCATAACCGGCACGTATCTCGGCGCATGGCTGGCCTCGATATTGTCCACCATGTTCCTGAAGGCATTGTTCGGCGTGTTTCTCTATTATGTCGCCACGAAAATGCTGACCGGGAAGAAAACGGAATCCGCCCGCGAATTGCCCGGTATGGCCGGTATGTTCGGCGTGGGGAACGGCATTGGTATTTTCTCTGCACTCGTCGGTATCGGCGGCGGCACGTTGACCGTCCCGTTTCTGAGCTGGTGCAACCAGACCATGCATACTGCGATTGCCACGGCTGCGGCTGTCGGTCTTCCCATTGCGCTCGCCGGAACCGCCGGGTTTGTCGTCAACGGTCTCGGTGTCGAGGGCATTCCCGGTCCGCATATCGGCTACGTATACATTCCTGCTTTCCTCGGCATTATCTGCATGAGTGTGTTGACCGCACCGCTTGGGGCGAAGCTGGCACACAGCCTGCCTGTGGCAAAGCTCAAGAAGATATTCGCGATCCTGCTGTTCGTGGTCGCGACAAGAATGCTCATTAGCGCGTTTTTTTAG
- a CDS encoding alpha-hydroxy-acid oxidizing protein has product MKEVKDKAREMMKGFCRVCKVCDGRACVGEVPGMGGLGTGASFKNNVSALANIRLNMRLLHGVTDPDTTCSVLGYDLDMPVIAAPIGGVSFNMGGAISEEAYADAVVGGSRAAGLIAGVGDGVPPFIHEAGFSAVEKNDGHGIPFIKPWEGDEIEEKFEKARATGCSVYGMDVDAAGLITLRQMGRPVAPKTLAQLKEIVAKIHGWGAKFILKGIMTPDEAKRAVEVGADAIVVSNHGGRVLDHAPGTAEVLSGIAKAVKGDICILVDGGVRDGSDVLKMVALGADAVMVGRPVSVAAMGGLQEGVEKYYAMLKGQLKQAMVLTGSADIKSITDRVLFK; this is encoded by the coding sequence ATGAAAGAGGTCAAGGATAAGGCTCGTGAAATGATGAAAGGATTCTGTCGTGTCTGCAAGGTCTGTGACGGCAGGGCTTGTGTGGGCGAAGTTCCCGGCATGGGAGGTCTCGGTACCGGAGCGTCCTTCAAGAACAATGTTTCGGCACTGGCGAATATCCGGCTCAACATGCGTCTTCTGCACGGCGTCACTGACCCGGACACGACGTGTTCCGTCCTTGGTTACGATCTTGATATGCCTGTGATTGCCGCGCCGATCGGCGGCGTATCATTCAATATGGGTGGAGCCATTTCCGAGGAAGCATATGCGGATGCGGTTGTCGGCGGTAGCAGGGCAGCAGGACTCATTGCCGGTGTGGGCGACGGTGTGCCGCCGTTTATTCATGAAGCGGGTTTCTCGGCTGTTGAAAAGAACGACGGACATGGAATTCCGTTCATCAAGCCGTGGGAAGGGGATGAAATAGAAGAAAAGTTCGAAAAGGCCCGTGCTACCGGCTGTTCGGTCTACGGCATGGATGTGGACGCCGCCGGATTGATTACCCTGCGCCAAATGGGGCGGCCTGTGGCGCCCAAGACACTTGCCCAGCTCAAGGAAATTGTCGCCAAGATACATGGCTGGGGCGCGAAATTCATTCTCAAGGGGATCATGACCCCGGATGAGGCGAAACGTGCGGTCGAGGTCGGGGCCGATGCCATTGTCGTCTCCAACCACGGTGGCCGTGTGCTTGACCACGCACCGGGTACTGCCGAGGTGTTGTCCGGTATCGCCAAGGCGGTCAAGGGAGATATCTGCATTCTTGTGGACGGAGGTGTCCGTGACGGCAGCGATGTCCTCAAGATGGTGGCCCTCGGTGCCGATGCGGTCATGGTTGGCCGTCCTGTATCTGTTGCCGCCATGGGCGGTTTGCAGGAAGGGGTCGAGAAATATTACGCAATGCTCAAGGGGCAGCTCAAGCAGGCCATGGTTTTGACCGGCAGCGCCGACATCAAGTCCATTACTGACCGGGTACTCTTCAAATAA
- a CDS encoding FadR/GntR family transcriptional regulator: MDVKPVSRKSIYEDIVLQIRGMIDRGELVRGDRLPPERRLAELFSVSRNTVREAIRALSEQGMVESRQGAGTFVSDSEPEDFAVSLAGAIMRMQPELRDIFEVRKLIEPEIAAMAARNASPDLITRMEAVIAEQSRQVKAGETGRAYDQKLHGLLAEASGNQVLRAMVAALHDDFSDSRAEGLQSPKRQKASLAAHRRIVEAVKGGHVMQAERAMRMHLDEVEAIVFSNK; this comes from the coding sequence ATGGATGTAAAACCAGTCAGCAGAAAGTCTATTTACGAGGATATTGTTCTTCAGATTCGAGGGATGATTGATCGGGGCGAGTTGGTACGCGGGGACAGGTTGCCGCCGGAGCGTCGGTTGGCCGAATTGTTTTCGGTATCGCGCAACACCGTTCGCGAGGCCATTCGGGCTTTGTCTGAGCAGGGAATGGTCGAGAGCCGTCAGGGGGCCGGAACGTTCGTCAGTGACAGTGAGCCGGAGGATTTCGCTGTGTCGCTGGCCGGAGCGATCATGAGGATGCAGCCGGAGCTTCGTGATATTTTTGAAGTCCGCAAGCTTATTGAACCGGAAATTGCCGCAATGGCGGCACGCAATGCGTCTCCTGATCTGATTACTCGAATGGAAGCCGTCATCGCCGAGCAGTCCCGTCAGGTCAAGGCCGGTGAAACCGGTCGTGCTTATGACCAGAAGTTGCACGGGTTGCTTGCCGAGGCTTCAGGAAATCAGGTCCTGCGTGCCATGGTTGCGGCTTTGCACGATGATTTTTCCGATAGCAGGGCAGAGGGTTTGCAATCACCAAAGCGCCAGAAGGCATCGCTGGCCGCTCACCGACGCATTGTAGAGGCCGTGAAGGGCGGTCATGTCATGCAGGCTGAACGGGCTATGCGTATGCATCTTGATGAAGTCGAAGCCATTGTTTTTTCGAATAAATAA
- a CDS encoding metallophosphoesterase: MLMWLVFVLTVATFLIAYLGWRLVEPMPISRGRKLAAWFCIAVLLYGQRVLWFVRRESVGSDIFNVIDWIGYSFLGLVSIVVVFMLLRDFPILVRRTVHFARKFYIRRSRRPYFIGPDRERRRFLLNVTNAGILAVSMPMAGYAVYEARRKPSIVHNELPVIGLPAGLDGFTIAQISDTHIGPTIRGDWTRMVVDEVNSLGADMIVHTGDVVDGSVAALNGAVGPFGSLAAPHGVWFCTGNHEYYSGVERWTHKLKDLGMKPLNNEHTLIETGKGRILLGGVTDFTGGRIYPPHDSSPAKAMADAPEHDVSILLAHQPRSVFEASRAGFDIQLSGHTHGGQYFPWTLAIHFFQPYIRGLHLHENTLLYVNVGTGYWGPPMRLGAVPEITLHTLRSA; the protein is encoded by the coding sequence ATGCTTATGTGGCTTGTTTTTGTTCTTACTGTCGCAACCTTTCTGATTGCCTACCTTGGCTGGCGTCTTGTCGAGCCCATGCCGATAAGCCGTGGGCGAAAACTGGCTGCGTGGTTCTGTATTGCCGTTCTGCTTTATGGACAGCGTGTTTTGTGGTTTGTCCGTCGAGAGTCGGTTGGCAGTGATATTTTCAATGTGATCGATTGGATCGGTTACAGCTTCCTTGGGCTGGTCTCGATTGTCGTGGTTTTCATGCTCCTGAGGGATTTCCCCATTCTGGTACGCAGGACCGTTCATTTTGCGAGAAAATTTTACATCAGGCGAAGCAGGCGGCCTTATTTTATCGGGCCAGACCGGGAGCGGCGGCGTTTTCTGCTCAATGTCACCAATGCAGGCATTCTTGCCGTTTCCATGCCGATGGCCGGGTATGCTGTCTATGAAGCTCGGCGCAAGCCTTCGATAGTTCATAATGAGTTACCTGTTATAGGTCTTCCCGCAGGACTCGACGGTTTCACCATTGCACAGATTTCAGATACGCATATCGGACCGACCATTCGGGGCGACTGGACTCGCATGGTGGTGGATGAGGTCAATTCACTCGGCGCCGACATGATCGTGCATACCGGCGATGTCGTTGACGGGTCTGTTGCGGCACTCAACGGTGCGGTCGGTCCTTTCGGGAGTCTTGCAGCTCCGCATGGCGTCTGGTTTTGTACCGGGAACCATGAATATTACTCCGGTGTGGAGCGATGGACTCACAAGTTGAAAGACCTTGGCATGAAGCCGCTCAACAATGAGCACACTCTCATAGAGACGGGCAAGGGAAGGATTCTTCTTGGCGGGGTGACCGATTTTACGGGCGGGCGCATCTATCCACCGCACGACTCCTCTCCGGCAAAGGCCATGGCAGATGCCCCTGAGCATGATGTTTCCATTCTTTTGGCGCATCAACCGCGATCGGTCTTTGAAGCAAGCCGTGCGGGGTTTGATATTCAGCTTTCCGGCCATACTCATGGCGGTCAGTATTTTCCGTGGACGCTCGCCATTCATTTTTTCCAGCCATATATTCGAGGGCTGCACCTGCATGAAAATACATTGCTGTATGTCAATGTGGGAACCGGCTATTGGGGCCCGCCCATGAGGTTGGGAGCCGTTCCGGAAATCACCCTGCATACGCTGCGAAGTGCGTAG
- a CDS encoding anaerobic ribonucleoside-triphosphate reductase activating protein, translating to MNEPNEVWKYVRGFEKLSFCDWPGRHTCVIFLGGCNLHCPTCHNFQLAWDMQSLPVIDHSRINGFLRDRAGWLDGITVTGGEPTTVPGIGELLYELKKSGLPVKMDTNGMRPEVVKDLMKYELADVFAVDVKGPYEKYPSLTGHAVSAIAAKANLERIFELAETKPEAFYFRITRVPGLTENDLATAQSYLPLEYDLTIQKYVPPRRMTEHAKPDHEERRPVGNVVN from the coding sequence ATGAATGAACCCAATGAGGTTTGGAAATACGTGCGCGGTTTCGAGAAGCTAAGCTTCTGCGACTGGCCGGGCCGCCACACCTGCGTTATTTTTTTGGGTGGATGCAATCTACATTGCCCGACGTGCCACAATTTTCAGCTCGCATGGGACATGCAATCCCTGCCCGTCATCGACCACAGCCGGATCAATGGCTTTCTTCGTGACCGCGCCGGCTGGCTCGACGGGATAACCGTCACCGGCGGCGAGCCCACCACTGTCCCCGGCATTGGCGAACTTCTCTATGAATTGAAGAAATCCGGCCTGCCCGTAAAAATGGACACGAACGGAATGCGTCCCGAAGTCGTCAAGGATCTCATGAAGTATGAGCTGGCAGATGTCTTTGCCGTGGACGTCAAAGGCCCGTATGAAAAATACCCGTCCCTGACAGGCCACGCCGTGTCCGCAATCGCGGCCAAAGCCAATCTCGAACGTATTTTCGAGCTGGCCGAGACAAAACCCGAGGCATTCTACTTCAGAATCACACGGGTCCCCGGCCTCACTGAGAACGATCTCGCCACTGCCCAGAGCTATCTGCCTCTGGAATACGATCTCACCATTCAAAAATATGTGCCCCCAAGGAGGATGACGGAGCATGCCAAGCCAGATCATGAAGAGAGACGGCCGGTTGGAAACGTGGTCAACTGA